In Prosthecodimorpha staleyi, the following are encoded in one genomic region:
- a CDS encoding ATP-binding cassette domain-containing protein: MSAPILSLSGVTKSYPRGGMLGSLFGAREPVLALDDVSLDVMAGDVVGIVGESGSGKSTLAQLAVGLTRPTAGTIRLGGEDLGLLMRDHAGPWRRRIQMAFQDSSSALNPRKSVGRCLDETLALAGVDRAARTGEAAALLGRVGLGAEMLPRLPHELSGGQRQRVGLARALAMKPDVLIADEPVSALDVSLQAQVINLLGRLTGELGLTLLFISHDLALVRALCRRVIVMRKGRIVEEGPCLQVLEAPRHDYTRLLLSAVPKGIEGRRRPPDRTSNPEFPRP; this comes from the coding sequence ATGAGCGCGCCGATCCTCAGCCTGTCCGGCGTGACCAAGAGCTATCCGCGCGGCGGCATGCTCGGCTCCCTGTTCGGCGCGCGCGAGCCGGTGCTGGCGCTCGACGACGTGTCGCTCGACGTGATGGCCGGCGACGTTGTCGGCATCGTCGGCGAAAGCGGCTCGGGCAAGTCGACGCTGGCGCAGCTCGCCGTCGGGCTGACCCGGCCGACGGCCGGCACGATCCGGCTCGGCGGCGAGGATCTCGGGCTCCTGATGCGCGACCATGCCGGTCCCTGGCGGCGTCGCATCCAGATGGCGTTCCAGGATTCCTCCAGCGCGCTCAATCCGCGCAAGTCGGTCGGCCGCTGCCTCGACGAGACGCTGGCGCTGGCCGGCGTCGACAGGGCGGCGAGGACCGGGGAGGCGGCGGCGCTACTCGGCCGGGTCGGTCTCGGCGCCGAGATGCTGCCGCGCCTGCCGCACGAGCTGTCCGGCGGCCAGCGCCAGCGCGTCGGCCTCGCCCGCGCCCTGGCCATGAAACCCGACGTGCTGATCGCCGACGAGCCGGTCTCCGCGCTCGACGTGTCGCTGCAGGCCCAGGTGATCAACCTGCTCGGCCGGCTGACCGGCGAACTCGGCCTGACGCTGCTCTTCATCAGCCACGACCTCGCCCTCGTCCGCGCCCTGTGCCGCCGCGTGATCGTCATGCGCAAGGGCCGGATCGTCGAGGAGGGGCCGTGCCTGCAGGTGCTCGAAGCCCCCCGCCACGACTATACGCGGCTGCTCCTGTCCGCGGTGCCCAAGGGCATCGAGGGACGGCGCCGGCCGCCGGACCGAACCTCGAACCCCGAGTTCCCCCGCCCATGA
- a CDS encoding ABC transporter ATP-binding protein, which yields MTAPLLDIQDLRVGFRAGGRRMIEAVRGVSLAVRPGEAVGIVGESGSGKSLGMLAVMRLLAGGARITGGRILFDGEDLAAAPERRMAALRGRDIAMVFQDPQSSLNPALSIGRQIVDVVVAHQAVSRSRAAEIAVDALERVGIRDASARLGAFPHEFSGGMRQRVLIAMAIACRPRLLIADEPTTALDVTVQAQIVDLIAELRRDLGLAVVFISHNLQLVAEIVDRVVVMYGGKLVEDADIFAIEDAPRHPYTRLLKACVPTLTAPPGPLFAIEGAPPRLGAMPPGCPFAPRCPRALPRCAAEMPPLEAELPPPTAKDGRRLACWNPQ from the coding sequence ATGACCGCGCCCCTGCTCGACATCCAGGATCTGCGGGTCGGCTTCCGGGCCGGCGGGCGGCGCATGATCGAGGCCGTGCGCGGCGTCAGCCTGGCGGTTCGGCCCGGCGAGGCGGTCGGCATCGTCGGCGAGAGCGGCTCGGGCAAGAGCCTCGGCATGCTGGCGGTGATGCGGCTCCTGGCCGGCGGCGCCCGCATCACCGGCGGCCGCATCCTGTTCGACGGCGAGGATCTCGCCGCCGCGCCGGAACGCCGGATGGCGGCGCTGCGCGGTCGCGACATCGCCATGGTGTTCCAGGACCCGCAAAGCTCGCTCAACCCGGCGCTCAGCATCGGCCGCCAGATCGTCGACGTGGTCGTCGCACACCAGGCCGTGTCGCGCTCCCGGGCGGCCGAGATCGCCGTCGATGCGCTCGAGCGCGTCGGCATCCGCGACGCCTCCGCGCGGCTCGGCGCCTTTCCGCACGAATTCTCCGGCGGCATGCGCCAGCGCGTGCTGATCGCCATGGCGATCGCCTGCCGGCCGCGCCTGCTGATCGCCGACGAGCCGACCACCGCGCTCGATGTCACCGTGCAGGCCCAGATCGTCGACCTGATCGCCGAGCTCCGGCGCGATCTCGGGCTGGCGGTCGTGTTCATCTCGCACAATCTGCAGCTGGTCGCCGAGATCGTCGACCGGGTCGTGGTCATGTATGGCGGCAAGCTGGTCGAGGATGCCGATATCTTCGCGATCGAGGACGCGCCGCGCCATCCCTATACGCGGCTGCTCAAGGCCTGCGTGCCGACCCTGACGGCCCCGCCCGGGCCGCTCTTCGCCATCGAGGGCGCGCCGCCGCGGCTCGGCGCCATGCCGCCCGGCTGCCCCTTCGCCCCGCGCTGCCCGCGCGCTCTGCCCCGCTGCGCCGCCGAGATGCCGCCGTTGGAGGCCGAATTGCCGCCGCCGACGGCCAAGGACGGGCGCCGACTCGCCTGCTGGAACCCGCAATGA
- a CDS encoding ABC transporter substrate-binding protein, protein MTEFTLDRRKFLAGGAAGGLAALLPIDLLHAQPNNGKTLTVVLPSNPITVDPINQLNHDAMVLGQTVFENLVEYDIDGVLKPQLAKALPTISADKKTYVFELRDDVTFQNGKKMTAEDVKYSFDYLLDANNKAARRSLFTRITKVTVLEPYRVQFDLSEPYGPWLYFLTKYMGIFPVGSRQEHGDAYFKSSPKGVGTGFGIFEDWKPNDSITFVKNPNYWRKGLPHWDRLVVKMIPEDATRVAYLLTGQVDVISAPPPREFNKLKTLPGVTGASRPTLGGALLMYTNTLKPPLDDVNFRKAISCAIDRKTIGDKVYYGLLDPSSVPAPPRGWWYNAEADKELGYDLERAKAYLAKSKYPTGAEIDLSIQAEPYLLDTKDAAIFVQAQLAKIGIKVNLKVYEFSVLIQQAIRGEHQMALQVFMSPGEPSYILQVCLTPDQVLSKSTGYNNPELNGLLAKAFAETDQDKLKEIYGAIQTIVARDAPIGVLGYVHAANLWRPSVENFKVNQGLTISVGEVKV, encoded by the coding sequence ATGACGGAATTCACGTTGGATCGCCGCAAGTTCCTCGCCGGCGGCGCGGCCGGCGGCCTCGCCGCCCTGCTGCCGATCGATCTGCTGCACGCCCAGCCGAACAACGGCAAGACGCTCACCGTCGTGCTGCCGAGCAATCCGATCACGGTCGATCCGATCAACCAGCTTAATCATGATGCCATGGTGCTCGGGCAGACGGTGTTCGAGAACCTGGTCGAGTACGACATCGACGGCGTCCTGAAGCCGCAGCTCGCCAAGGCGCTGCCGACCATCTCGGCCGACAAGAAGACCTACGTCTTCGAACTGCGCGACGACGTCACGTTCCAGAACGGCAAGAAGATGACTGCCGAGGACGTGAAATACAGCTTCGACTATCTGCTCGATGCCAACAACAAGGCGGCGCGGCGCTCGCTGTTCACGCGCATCACCAAGGTCACGGTGCTGGAGCCCTACCGGGTCCAGTTCGACCTGTCCGAGCCCTATGGGCCGTGGCTCTACTTCCTGACCAAGTATATGGGCATCTTCCCCGTAGGCTCCCGGCAAGAGCACGGCGACGCCTATTTCAAGTCGAGCCCGAAGGGCGTGGGCACCGGTTTCGGCATCTTCGAGGACTGGAAGCCCAACGATTCCATCACCTTCGTCAAGAATCCGAACTACTGGCGCAAGGGCCTGCCGCATTGGGACCGGCTGGTCGTCAAGATGATCCCCGAGGATGCGACCCGGGTCGCCTATCTGCTCACCGGCCAGGTCGACGTGATCTCCGCGCCGCCGCCACGCGAGTTCAACAAGCTGAAGACCCTGCCGGGCGTGACCGGCGCCTCGCGTCCGACGCTCGGCGGCGCGCTTCTGATGTACACCAACACCCTGAAGCCGCCGCTCGACGACGTGAACTTCCGCAAGGCGATCTCTTGCGCGATCGACCGCAAGACCATCGGCGACAAGGTCTATTACGGCCTGCTCGATCCGTCCTCGGTGCCCGCACCGCCGCGCGGCTGGTGGTACAACGCCGAGGCCGACAAGGAGCTCGGCTACGACCTCGAGCGCGCCAAGGCCTATCTGGCCAAGTCGAAATATCCGACCGGCGCGGAGATCGACCTGTCCATCCAGGCCGAGCCCTACCTGCTCGACACCAAGGATGCGGCCATCTTCGTGCAGGCCCAACTCGCCAAGATCGGCATCAAGGTCAATCTGAAGGTCTACGAATTCTCGGTTCTGATCCAGCAGGCGATCCGCGGCGAGCACCAGATGGCCCTGCAGGTGTTCATGTCGCCGGGCGAGCCGAGCTACATCCTGCAGGTCTGCCTGACGCCCGACCAGGTCCTGTCCAAGAGCACCGGCTACAACAATCCGGAGCTCAACGGCCTGCTCGCCAAGGCCTTCGCGGAGACCGACCAGGACAAGCTCAAGGAAATCTACGGCGCGATCCAGACGATCGTCGCCCGCGATGCGCCGATCGGGGTGCTCGGCTATGTCCACGCCGCCAATCTGTGGCGGCCGTCGGTCGAGAACTTCAAGGTCAACCAGGGCCTGACCATTTCGGTCGGCGAGGTGAAGGTCTGA
- a CDS encoding ABC transporter permease has protein sequence MALLRAVAGRILASLGTLLIVGLALFVLTRSGPSSPARIVLGVDATGDQIRDFERTNGLDRSLLAQYGDWLAQVGRGEFGRSFVTGRDVAAEIVNALPVTLSIVLTAFAIAVLFGVALGTVAALRPGGVVDRLTRFGTVIGLSIPAFWLSILMIRVFAVDLRWLPPGGYAPLSAGLGTHLQFVVMPALSLAVYYVAVLARMTQASLQETLRSDYVRTARAMGLPRRKVVVYALVNALPPVVNLAALSFGYMFGWALIIEQVFNVPGLSRALLNAISQRDFLLLQGIVFLFTAVFILANLAADLINRLLDPRQRTAA, from the coding sequence ATGGCCCTCCTTCGTGCCGTCGCCGGCCGCATCCTGGCCTCGCTCGGGACGCTCCTGATCGTCGGCCTCGCCCTCTTCGTGCTGACCCGGTCCGGCCCCAGTTCGCCGGCCCGGATCGTGCTCGGGGTCGATGCGACGGGCGACCAGATCCGCGATTTCGAGCGGACCAACGGTCTCGACCGGTCGCTCCTCGCCCAGTATGGCGATTGGCTGGCCCAGGTGGGGCGCGGCGAATTCGGCCGCTCCTTCGTGACCGGCCGGGACGTGGCGGCGGAGATCGTCAATGCGCTGCCGGTGACGCTGTCGATCGTGCTGACCGCCTTTGCGATCGCGGTCCTGTTCGGGGTCGCGCTCGGCACCGTGGCGGCACTGCGGCCGGGCGGGGTGGTCGACCGGCTGACCCGCTTCGGCACCGTGATCGGTCTGTCGATCCCGGCCTTCTGGCTCTCGATCCTGATGATCCGTGTCTTCGCCGTCGACCTGCGCTGGCTGCCGCCCGGCGGCTATGCGCCACTTTCGGCCGGGCTCGGCACCCATCTCCAGTTCGTCGTCATGCCGGCCCTGTCGCTCGCCGTCTATTACGTCGCGGTGCTCGCCCGCATGACCCAGGCGAGCCTGCAGGAGACCCTGCGCAGCGATTATGTCCGCACGGCCCGGGCCATGGGCCTGCCGCGCCGCAAGGTCGTCGTCTACGCGCTCGTCAACGCGCTGCCGCCCGTCGTCAATCTCGCCGCCCTGTCGTTCGGCTACATGTTCGGTTGGGCGCTGATCATCGAACAGGTCTTCAACGTGCCCGGTCTGTCGCGCGCCCTCCTCAACGCCATTTCGCAGCGCGATTTCCTGCTGCTGCAGGGCATCGTCTTCCTGTTCACGGCCGTCTTCATCCTCGCCAACCTGGCCGCCGACCTCATCAACCGCCTGCTCGATCCCCGCCAGAGGACCGCCGCATGA
- a CDS encoding hydantoinase B/oxoprolinase family protein, producing MSAASIDPITLEVIRNALASTADEMALIVMRSAYSPVVRDIMDYSTALCDAQGRVIAQGLTLPIQLCSFPRIMRYVQERFGADLHPGDILIANDPYGSGGQHLPDIYILKPIFVDGALAGFAATVAHHTDIGGIVPGSVAIYATEIQQEGLRLPLVKIYEKGRPVDAVMRILEANTRSPVEVLGDIRAQIAACHVAEEGLTALVRRYGAGPLAAYIEALHDHAEALMRETIRALPDGVYRAVDYIDGFGETPVPLPIAVTVTVAGDRLDIDFTGTADQVAAAINCPISLPESASFCAVRCLSRQDIPNCEGYLRPITVSAPEGCLVNPRYPAACGARGVVGYRVFDAIMQALAQVVPERAIGGSEGGPYLLAAGGIHHGRPYVLNEMVVGTWGARAGKDGIEGISNPAANISNQPVEMIETDMPVEVLGYGLVADSGGPGEFRGGLAFVREFRFLADTRFTLRGDRRDHPPYGLEGGAAGAPSAHILVRPDGGERSLPTMPMESFPARAGDIFRLVGAGGGGYGDPLRRAPERVADDLREGKVSRAGAERDYGVVFCADGATVDPAATRARRDQLAGSRA from the coding sequence ATGAGTGCCGCATCGATCGACCCGATCACCCTGGAGGTGATCCGCAACGCGCTCGCCTCGACCGCCGACGAGATGGCGCTGATCGTGATGCGCAGCGCCTATTCGCCCGTGGTGCGCGACATCATGGATTATTCGACCGCGCTCTGCGATGCGCAGGGCCGCGTCATCGCGCAAGGTTTGACCCTGCCGATCCAGCTCTGCTCCTTCCCGCGCATCATGCGCTACGTGCAGGAGCGCTTCGGCGCGGATCTCCATCCCGGCGACATCCTGATCGCCAACGATCCCTACGGCTCCGGCGGCCAGCATCTGCCCGACATCTACATCCTGAAGCCGATCTTCGTCGACGGTGCGCTGGCCGGCTTCGCCGCAACGGTCGCCCACCACACCGACATCGGCGGCATCGTGCCCGGCTCGGTCGCGATCTATGCGACTGAGATCCAGCAGGAAGGCCTGCGCCTGCCGCTGGTCAAGATCTACGAGAAGGGCCGGCCCGTCGACGCGGTCATGCGCATCCTGGAGGCCAATACGCGCTCGCCGGTCGAGGTGCTCGGCGACATCCGCGCCCAGATCGCCGCCTGCCACGTCGCCGAGGAGGGGCTGACGGCGCTGGTCCGACGCTACGGCGCGGGCCCGCTCGCCGCCTATATCGAGGCTCTGCACGACCACGCCGAGGCGCTGATGCGCGAAACCATCCGCGCCCTGCCGGACGGGGTCTATCGCGCCGTCGACTATATCGACGGCTTCGGCGAGACGCCCGTGCCGCTGCCGATCGCCGTCACCGTGACGGTGGCGGGCGACCGGCTCGACATCGACTTCACCGGCACCGCCGACCAGGTCGCGGCGGCCATCAACTGCCCGATCTCGCTGCCGGAATCGGCGAGCTTCTGCGCGGTGCGCTGCCTGTCGCGCCAGGACATCCCGAATTGCGAGGGCTACCTGCGTCCGATCACGGTCAGCGCGCCGGAGGGCTGCCTGGTCAATCCGCGCTACCCGGCCGCCTGCGGCGCGCGCGGCGTGGTCGGCTACCGGGTCTTCGACGCGATCATGCAGGCGCTGGCGCAGGTGGTGCCCGAGCGGGCGATCGGCGGATCGGAGGGCGGGCCCTATCTGCTCGCCGCCGGCGGCATCCATCACGGCCGGCCCTATGTGCTGAACGAGATGGTGGTCGGCACCTGGGGGGCGCGCGCCGGCAAGGACGGCATCGAGGGCATCTCGAACCCGGCGGCGAACATCTCCAACCAGCCGGTCGAAATGATCGAGACCGACATGCCGGTCGAGGTGCTGGGCTACGGACTGGTGGCGGATTCCGGCGGGCCGGGCGAGTTCCGCGGCGGTCTCGCCTTCGTGCGCGAATTCCGCTTCCTGGCCGATACCCGCTTCACGCTGCGCGGCGACCGGCGCGACCATCCGCCCTACGGGCTGGAGGGCGGCGCGGCGGGTGCGCCCTCGGCCCATATCCTGGTCCGCCCCGACGGCGGCGAACGCAGCCTGCCGACCATGCCGATGGAGAGCTTTCCGGCGCGCGCCGGCGATATCTTCCGCCTCGTCGGGGCCGGTGGCGGCGGCTATGGCGATCCCTTGCGGCGTGCGCCCGAGCGCGTCGCCGACGACCTGCGCGAGGGCAAGGTCTCGCGTGCCGGGGCCGAACGGGACTACGGTGTCGTCTTCTGCGCCGACGGCGCGACGGTCGATCCGGCCGCCACCCGCGCCCGGCGCGACCAACTGGCCGGGAGCCGCGCGTGA
- a CDS encoding LysR family transcriptional regulator, translating to MRYSFGQAEAFYWVARLGGFRAAAQHLNLSQPTVSLRVKELERILGGDLFDRSGYRPVRTALGAAIYTDVERLLTHAEHVQRRSKGALPDLGPLRIGAADSFAARILPNLLAALALRHPGLQVDVTVDFSTRLEQLLLDRAIDIAFLSQPRVHERITIAPLWPIDLVWVIGERMKFEGETATPESLVGLPIFTNGPPSGLFTTIHLWFAAHGLRPQRLNTCNPLTVIARLASAGTGAALLPREMIELSGPDLSLRVLEADPPIPAHHLCAIWWEGEASTEYAYLARLAQEIAAQG from the coding sequence ATGCGCTACTCGTTCGGGCAGGCCGAAGCCTTCTACTGGGTCGCCCGGCTCGGCGGCTTTCGCGCCGCGGCCCAGCATCTCAACCTGTCGCAACCGACCGTCAGCCTGCGCGTCAAGGAGCTGGAGCGGATCCTCGGCGGCGACCTGTTCGACCGATCGGGCTACCGGCCGGTCCGGACCGCGCTCGGGGCGGCGATCTACACCGATGTCGAACGGCTGCTGACCCATGCCGAACATGTCCAGCGCCGCTCCAAGGGCGCGCTGCCGGATCTGGGGCCGCTCAGGATCGGCGCCGCCGACAGCTTCGCCGCCCGCATCCTGCCCAATCTGCTCGCCGCGCTCGCGCTGCGCCATCCCGGGCTGCAGGTCGACGTGACGGTCGATTTCAGCACGCGGCTGGAGCAATTGCTGCTCGACCGGGCGATCGACATCGCCTTCCTGTCGCAGCCGCGCGTGCACGAGCGCATCACGATCGCCCCGCTCTGGCCGATCGACCTCGTCTGGGTAATCGGCGAGCGCATGAAGTTCGAGGGTGAGACCGCGACCCCGGAAAGCCTGGTCGGCCTGCCGATCTTCACCAACGGGCCGCCCTCCGGCCTGTTCACCACCATCCACCTGTGGTTCGCCGCCCATGGCCTCAGGCCGCAGCGGCTGAACACCTGCAACCCGCTGACCGTGATCGCGCGGCTCGCCAGTGCCGGCACCGGCGCCGCGCTCCTCCCGCGCGAGATGATCGAACTGTCCGGCCCGGACCTGTCGCTCCGCGTCCTTGAGGCCGACCCGCCGATCCCCGCACACCATCTCTGCGCCATCTGGTGGGAGGGCGAGGCCTCGACCGAATACGCCTACCTCGCCCGCCTCGCCCAGGAGATCGCCGCGCAGGGCTGA
- a CDS encoding ABC transporter permease yields MTKLRQALAIVDWSGWLGAVIVVAMVGAAILAPWIAPFDPVAVNIEDRLTAPDAVHWLGTDQAGRDVFSRIVYGARASLAVGIGAVLIGGLIGVSAGIFAAYKGGLAELAVMRIVDAVASIPLLVWAIAIVGVLGVGPVQVGPLLLPNEAKIILLVGCLFSPVFARVTHAVAKRVVTADFVKARWLQGAGHWTIVTGDVLPNCLSPIIVQATLLVAIGIVVEASVSFVGLGVQPPAASWGTMLSDARNAIYSGEWWLPVFPGLAISITVIGFNLLGDAVRDLFDPRSEARTLVA; encoded by the coding sequence ATGACGAAGCTCCGCCAGGCGCTCGCGATCGTCGACTGGTCCGGCTGGCTCGGCGCCGTCATCGTGGTCGCCATGGTCGGCGCCGCCATCCTGGCGCCGTGGATCGCGCCCTTCGACCCGGTCGCGGTCAATATCGAGGACCGGCTGACCGCCCCCGACGCAGTGCATTGGCTCGGCACCGACCAGGCCGGCCGCGATGTCTTCAGCCGCATCGTCTACGGCGCGCGCGCCTCGCTTGCCGTCGGCATCGGCGCGGTGCTGATCGGCGGGCTGATCGGCGTCTCGGCCGGCATCTTCGCCGCCTACAAGGGCGGCCTCGCCGAACTGGCGGTGATGCGCATCGTCGACGCCGTCGCGTCGATCCCGCTCCTGGTCTGGGCGATCGCCATCGTCGGCGTGCTCGGCGTCGGGCCGGTCCAGGTCGGGCCGCTCCTCTTGCCCAACGAGGCCAAGATCATTCTGCTGGTCGGCTGCCTGTTCTCGCCGGTCTTCGCCCGCGTCACCCATGCGGTCGCCAAGCGGGTGGTGACGGCCGATTTCGTCAAGGCGCGCTGGCTGCAGGGCGCCGGCCACTGGACGATCGTCACCGGCGACGTGCTGCCGAACTGCCTGTCGCCGATCATCGTCCAGGCGACGCTGTTGGTCGCGATCGGCATCGTCGTGGAGGCCTCGGTCAGCTTCGTCGGGCTCGGCGTGCAACCGCCCGCGGCGAGTTGGGGCACCATGCTGTCGGATGCGCGCAACGCGATCTATTCGGGCGAATGGTGGCTGCCGGTGTTTCCGGGTCTCGCCATCTCGATCACGGTGATCGGCTTCAACCTCCTCGGCGATGCGGTGCGCGACCTGTTTGATCCGCGCAGCGAGGCAAGGACCCTGGTGGCATGA
- a CDS encoding hydantoinase/oxoprolinase family protein, whose translation MSQPQPSAHRYRIGIDIGGTFTDVVVARDDGLIETRKVPSTPDDYSRGIAVALARLIDDLATTPDRIVGIVHATTVATNAILEFKGARTGLLTTAGFRDVLEMRRLRIPVLYDLQYDKPKPLVPRHLRLEVPERMAADGSVRVPLDRAAVLAAAERFRAEGVEAVAVSFLHAHTNPAHEIEAEAILREALGAGVYLCRGSEILPEIREYERTSTVVVNAYIGPVVHNYAVALTARLASIGIHCPIEMMHSGGGIMRLESAVRRAASLVESGPAAGVVACARLGSRNAESLISFDMGGTTAKAALIEDGEPARTTEYEVGAGINLSSKLVKGGGYPIKMPFIDVSEIGAGGGSLVRLDRMNQVTVGPQSAGAYPGPVCYGLGGREATLTDAFVTLGYINDVALAGGSFPIDAEAGRAALADQIARPLGLDLVRTARGVLTLAVTTMTRAVKAVSTYRGRDPRQATLVAFGGNGPVVATEVARALGIRRVIVPRAAGVFSALGLLRSDVEQEFVRPSGRRPGEMDAAGLADLFATLAADAERQLRAEGYDLTGAVVRRFADLRYVGQAYELTVPADHLDLAGLAERFHQEHERTYGHRSMRDPVHLVNARLMIRLPLRAARGWFAAPGPVAHADRRIAFADPGGGAGASEPGLVAVIGRSDLDEAPRAGPFVVEDYDCTCVVAPGQTARLDAVGNIEIALEAA comes from the coding sequence ATGAGCCAGCCCCAACCCAGCGCGCACCGCTACCGGATCGGCATCGATATCGGCGGCACCTTCACGGATGTGGTGGTCGCCCGCGACGACGGCCTGATCGAGACCCGCAAGGTGCCGTCGACCCCCGACGACTACAGCCGCGGCATCGCGGTGGCGCTGGCGCGCCTGATCGACGATCTGGCCACCACGCCGGACCGGATCGTCGGCATCGTCCATGCGACCACGGTCGCCACCAACGCCATCCTGGAGTTCAAGGGCGCCCGCACCGGCCTCCTGACCACGGCCGGATTCCGCGATGTGCTGGAGATGCGCCGCCTGCGCATCCCCGTGCTCTACGACCTGCAATATGACAAGCCGAAGCCGCTCGTGCCGCGTCATCTGCGGCTCGAAGTGCCGGAGCGCATGGCGGCGGACGGCAGCGTCCGCGTGCCGCTCGACCGGGCCGCCGTGCTGGCCGCCGCGGAGCGGTTCCGCGCGGAAGGCGTCGAGGCGGTCGCGGTCAGCTTCCTGCACGCGCACACCAACCCGGCCCACGAGATCGAGGCCGAGGCGATCCTGCGCGAGGCACTCGGCGCCGGCGTCTATCTCTGCCGCGGCTCGGAAATTCTCCCCGAAATCCGCGAATACGAGCGTACCAGCACGGTGGTGGTGAACGCCTATATCGGGCCGGTGGTGCACAACTACGCGGTCGCCCTGACGGCCCGGCTGGCCTCGATCGGCATCCATTGCCCGATCGAGATGATGCATTCCGGCGGCGGCATCATGCGGCTGGAATCGGCGGTCCGGCGCGCGGCTTCGCTGGTCGAATCCGGACCGGCGGCGGGCGTCGTCGCCTGCGCCCGGCTCGGCTCGCGCAACGCGGAAAGCCTGATCAGCTTCGACATGGGCGGCACCACCGCCAAGGCGGCGCTGATCGAGGACGGCGAGCCGGCGCGCACGACCGAATACGAGGTCGGCGCGGGCATCAACCTCTCCTCCAAGCTGGTCAAGGGCGGCGGCTATCCGATCAAGATGCCGTTCATCGACGTGTCGGAGATCGGCGCCGGCGGCGGCAGCCTGGTCCGGCTCGACCGCATGAACCAGGTGACCGTCGGTCCGCAGAGCGCGGGCGCCTATCCGGGCCCGGTCTGCTACGGGCTCGGCGGCCGCGAGGCGACGCTGACCGACGCCTTCGTCACGCTCGGCTACATAAACGACGTGGCGCTGGCCGGCGGCAGCTTCCCGATCGATGCGGAGGCCGGCCGGGCCGCACTCGCTGACCAGATCGCCCGGCCGCTCGGGCTCGATCTCGTCCGCACGGCGCGCGGCGTCCTGACCCTGGCGGTGACCACCATGACCCGGGCCGTCAAGGCGGTCTCGACCTATCGCGGCCGCGATCCGCGTCAGGCGACGCTGGTCGCCTTCGGCGGCAACGGGCCGGTGGTCGCCACCGAGGTGGCGCGCGCGCTCGGCATCCGCCGCGTGATCGTGCCGCGCGCCGCCGGCGTGTTCAGCGCGCTCGGCCTGCTGCGCTCCGATGTCGAGCAGGAATTCGTCCGCCCCTCCGGCCGCCGGCCGGGCGAGATGGATGCGGCGGGGCTTGCCGACCTCTTCGCAACGCTCGCCGCCGATGCCGAACGGCAACTCCGGGCCGAGGGCTACGACCTGACCGGCGCGGTCGTCCGCCGCTTCGCCGATCTGCGCTACGTCGGGCAGGCCTACGAACTGACCGTGCCGGCCGACCATCTCGATCTCGCCGGCCTCGCCGAACGGTTCCACCAGGAGCACGAGCGCACCTACGGTCATCGCTCGATGCGCGACCCGGTCCATCTGGTCAACGCCCGGCTGATGATCCGCCTGCCGCTGCGCGCGGCTCGCGGCTGGTTCGCCGCGCCCGGCCCCGTCGCGCATGCCGACCGGCGCATCGCCTTCGCGGATCCGGGCGGCGGGGCGGGGGCCTCGGAGCCGGGCCTCGTCGCCGTGATCGGCCGTTCCGATCTCGACGAGGCGCCGCGCGCCGGTCCCTTCGTGGTCGAGGATTATGACTGCACCTGCGTCGTGGCGCCCGGGCAGACCGCCCGGCTCGACGCGGTCGGCAATATCGAGATCGCCCTGGAGGCCGCATGA